The sequence AATATTTGAATCCATCACAACCGTAAAATCTCATTTCTAGTATATCTACCCGTGCAAGACCAAATTAAACTAAGACTCAAACGGAGAAAGAACATGTCAAGAATAGTAATACTGTGATTATAAACAGTATCAAGTGGGATGCACGGAAAAGTGGAAACAACCCACTCGGAGAGAGAACAGAAATTTTCACTGTTATAAGTACTattcatcaatttatttgtgCCTACCCCTCTCTCCAATGGCGGTGCCAGGACTCATCAAAAGGTGAGGCAAAAGTTgacggaaaaaaaaatttccagccGCCGAATAAACATTCTGATCAGTCAACAAAAAATCTGACATACAAACAtgaaacataaatacataaaaaaaacatatcaaaagtTAATTGATCTATTCAATAACAAGAaagtcaaattaattaaaaaaaaattcattattgtACACAAGTATATGAATAACAACTAATTTTTCTTAACCAATGGAGTACTCCAACTCCGGAGGTGCTCTCTCGGCGTGAATACGAAGGCAAAGTATCTTCTTTGAGTGCCTTCTACTTTCAATGCTTCTGTGTGTTGTATGAGAAAAAGGGACCTTGGAATGTGACCGGCTCTTACTTTAACTTCATTTGGCTAAAGTGAAAATTAGTGTCTTTTCGGGTACACTTCTTTTATCCAAAAAGAATAGATGGGTTTGCTGTGCATGGGATCTATTGTTAATAGATTAAATAATTGTTGGTCATATGTAAACATATTCTATAAAACCTatagtttattatttgtttttaaacaaatttctaatatatatatatatatatagttttttacccttgaaaaaaaaaattcatgtagtAATTCCAAATAATTGCAACTAATGGAttgttatatatgcatatatcttttaaaacctaaaaaataacACTCATTCACCATCATAGATCATTGATTAttgaactaaatttttttttttttttaaaaaaaaggaggatagcctttttttattattattattatcaaatgaTAGGAAATATTAGTGTATGTGTGTCTCTATATGGGTTTGCAATTTTAAGATTTTGAAAAGGTGTGTATAGAcatatgattatttaaaaaaataccgcaaaaataatttaaaaaaaattaccatggTTATAGCCTTGATGTTTTCATCAGCGATGGCAAAGTCTCCATCTTCTCCCTCTTTCAACACCAACAGAAGGTCAACGgagtcctcctcctccttctctccGGTGCCGCCATGTCGCCGGCGCTCAACATGCTCCTCCAAAATCTTACTAAGGAACACATCCAACTTCCTGGCAATCCTCTCCAGCTTCCCATCCAACCCCATCAACGCACTTAACCATCCCATCGCCGGAAACATATCACAAACCTGAAACCCTCCTAACAACACTGATGAATCCTCCTCCATCTCCTTCAACTTCTCAGCATTCCCCAACTTCCCGGACATCGCTCTGCTCACCACCTCTTTTGAATACTCATACACAATCTCACTGACATTCACCACCTCCTCCTCTTTACTACCGGCTATCTTTTGAATCATAAGAGAAGCTTGGTGTTGCCGGAGAGTATGAAAGGACCGGACACGCTTTTGGTTAAGAAGGTGAGCGATGGCGAGCTTCTTGGTTTGGCGCCAGTAGTCGCCATACTGAGAAAAGGAGATGTTGCAGCCATCGTAGTTGTGACTGCCATGCATATGCTGCTGCTACCACTCGTGACTCTACacaggtttttttttctccggCGGAGGGTGTGGCGGATGTCCCTCCTTGCCACACCCCTGCGCCGCCACTGCCTCTCTCTCTTCCTCACTGtctttgttaataattttttttaaaatagaagtatatattatatgtgtGATAATTGACATTGTATGCTTTCATGTATACACCAGTAATATGCCACTAGTTTAAAGActtgaatgaaaataatttgtatgttttttaaaataatataaatatattaatattgttatttatatgtctatatatatcttttgaaaaaatcaataatcatattatttaaaaaataagagttaTTAGCTTCTTAACCTATTAGCACCAATTTCTTATAAGGTCTACAAAAGTAAGACCACAAATGTGTAAAGGTGATAATTTCATATGCACACTcttgacttttatttaaattaggaGTTTGTCATCTgtctctatatataaaaaaatcgggatcaattattgatttttttagaagTCATTTATACATGAAATATTAGGGTACTatagttttcttttagaatCGATCTTCAATTTGTACAGATCATCAAATTCTCTTTGGAATTCTCTGATACCTtcctaataaattaaaaaataaaaataaataatcaaaataatacaaattgaagttcaatagttaaaataaaaacttaacgccaacgaccatttggtctattgccatcgggtcccttgcgtagggtgttcgtctcgagtgtcgagcgtggctctccgagttcgatccccatctcgcgcaaggtgagggcacgatTCGGTGGTGAGCGCGCCTCCCCCATGTATTCATCCCGGGTTCCGGCGCTTGTcacctttctcaaaaaaaaaaaataataaatgaaaactcAACATTATAAGCATTCACTTCAGATTTTTACTCcgaaatgttatatatatatatatatatatatatatatatatatatatatatatttatatttatattaaaaggaAGAAGTTACCATTCTTGTTACAAAGATggttttatgtaatttttcaattatatatactgaaaatataaaaagggaaaaaaaagtttttttataaagaaaaaaaaatagttacaaAATTATCCaaactttgtaaaaaaaacaaaaacaaaaacaaaattatccaaatatttgttttataaatcaaattgaagtaaatataataatacatcaTTGAATCGAAATCGCGGGAACAAACTGGCGCAACAATGGCGGCGACGCCGGCGAGTGGAGAGCAAGAGGAGGAGGTGTGCTTGTGGAGCTGGGGCGCCGGCACGGAGGGCCAGCTCGCCACTGGCACGCTCGAGGATCAGTTCCTCCCTCAGCGCATCACATCCCTCCCCGCCATCTCCCACATCGCATGCGGCGGCGCCCACGCCATCGCCCTCACCGGTGATTCCAATATCCACCATGACTATTGATTCTTTGATAGGTATTCTaggttttgtgttttttaatacTCTTTTTGTGTGATTTTGTAGGTGATGGCAAGGTATGGACTTGGGGGAGAGGAACAAAAGGCCAACTTGGCCATGAGGAGATGAACAATTGCTTGAAACCTAGGGTTGTCAAGTTgttggagagtttttttgtttctgaTGTTGCTGCTGGGTGGAATCACTCTGGATTTGTCACAGGTTTGTGCAAAATGCTAACTTTGTGATTGTGGATTCCTTTCTTGCCTTCAATTTTTCTGCTCAATGATTGGAAGTATTCAATTGTGTGTGAATAATAGTTGGTTCGGATCCTGCTTGTGGTTTctttaataaaagataaatcttTTGATGATTTGGAGCACTATGCAACTTGAGAGGGGGAGCTGTATGGTACCCTTTGATTGAACAATATAATTAACGTCTACTTTCTAGTTTCTGCCTCTTTatagagttttgattttagTCTATTAACCAGGAGTATATCTTATTTTTGCTTGGTTATAGGACCACTTCTTTCCAAGTCTTCTTTGTCGACAAACTTGTTTTTGTATGTATGTCTGTATGTGTGTGTCTCCATGAATGAGGAATTTGGTTATTTGatctagttttttcttttatattgggATATCATGACCACTTGAGTACTTATGAACATGTGCACAATGGATAGTTGGATACTTAACCAATGAATCAGCAGAACAGAGGGAAAGATATGAACAATGATGAATGTGGAAAAGAAAAGTTGAAGCTCATTTAAAGGTCAGTGTGAAGAGTTGAGAATGATTGCTGCCATTGTCATTATGCTCACCATTGATCACAAACGGAGGATATGGTGTTGCACGATGCATGGCTTTTCTTGACCTAGAAGAGGGTAGCTTATTCTTGTTCATATTAATATTTCTCACACTAAAAGGCTGTATTAATAGCTTTTGTTGATCAAATTACTAATCTCCACCAATCAAATCTTCTATCCATTACCTCTCTTATTATTAATGTCTCTGATACACCTCATGTCAGGAATTCTTGGTTTGTTCCATGATAAATGTTAGTGAAACTTTGTTTTAGTGCTACAGACACTGGGCGTCTCTTCATGTGTGGGGATGGGTCATTTGGGCAGCTTGGAACTGGAAACAATGAGTCACATTCTTCTCCCATTGAAATCTCATTCTCTGATGCAACCCATGTTGAGCAAGTAGCATGTGGCATGCGGCATTCTATTGCCTTAGTTAAAGGTAAAGATTAAAGTCTCAAAATCgtgttttattattaatttatttagtgTGGTTTTAGAGATGAATTTGTTTGAGCTTAAATTTCCCTCTTTTCCAATGTCTATATAAACCCATGGATGCTGACAGGATTAGGAAGTTTTCTTCAATGATTCTATATAAGCTTGCCATGGGAAACTTAATCCAATAGTATTGGTTGTTATGATTTATTGCTGTCATCAAGTTGATATGTTGAGAATTCTTCAATGGTGATATCACCTTCAATTTTTCCGTTATCATCTAACCTTTCCTTCGCACTAATTTACTTGGATTTTTTCTTTGGATGTAGACAGAGTGCATAATACCATAATCACTTTGCCCTCTTTGTTTACACCTCTGAAGTATATTAAACATCTAGCTGCCTTCTTTgtgcaaattttttaattttttaatgttaaattaGTACAGCATCTATTAGACAATTGTTGGCATTTCCCATTCAAGTGTTTCTGAAAATGTAGATGCAAGTTCATCAGGAGATTTGGTATATGGCTTTGGTGCTGGAAGACATGGGCAAATTGGAAAACCAGCCACAAGATCCAGTTATCTTCCTATGGTTGTTCCCGGACTTGAAAATTGTAGCATAGCTGATGTATGCGCCAATGGTGACCAAAGTGCTGCTCTGACTTGTGAGTTCTTTGTCTTGGTACATTTCATGGAATGCACAAGTGATTCAGCTTTTTACTGAATTCAAGAATGATTATTGTTATGGATGAACCTTTTTCATTAGCTAACGGGCAGCTGTACACTTGGGGCAGAGGATTCGGTGGGAGCTCAGGTAGTCACATCCCACAGCTTCTCACTTCACCATTGAGATTCTCAAAAGTTGTTCTTGGCTGGAATCATGCTCTATTAATTGCTGGTAGCTATCTTCTAAATGAACTGTTAATTATCTGAAACCGTTGTTATCTCATCTAATTTCCCGTTGTTTTTGTCTATAATTATGTGACAGACGGTGACACATATATTCTTGGAGGAGATCACCATGGAATGCTTGCTAGTGCTCCGAAGTCACAGCAGGCATCTAGTCCTTCTTCAGATGGTGAGAAACCCTTGTTCATTTTactatttcaattaaaaacactGTTTTCATGGCAAACActtaaatgaatgaaaatattcaatggcTTTGAATTAATTCTTAGTTCTTGATAGTTTTGCATGACTGTATTTTCAGATTCATCTGCCATACCCAATCTGAGGAAGGTGCCCGGCCTTGACGGGGAGAAGGCCATATGCATTGCAGCAGGGGCCGAACATTCAGCTCTGGTAACAGGTGAGTAACACATCGAACACCGTCATCATATTCACAGAATCACCGACCTAATGCTTCGAGAGTCCCGGCTCCTGATGCATCTTCAACTGTTGTTATTTACAGAGCACGGAACAGTCATGACCTGGGGATGGGGTGAACACGGCCAACTTGGTTTAGGCAACTCATGTGACCAAACTTGCCCGCAGGCACTCGACATCAGCTACAACGGACCGTTTGCTAGCTCCCAGTTCCGTGTTTACTGCGGCAGTGGATTTACTTTCCTGGCAAAGCTGCCTTCTTGATATCCATATGATTTTGTTGTATCATTTGATcagtttaattattttgaatattaacaATAAGCCATGTATGATCATCACATTTGCTACAATTATTCTTCTATAAATACAAAGTATTAGTGTGTTACATCTGATGATTCATTTTTGGAATTGCTTGAGTCTTAACTCAATCAAGCAATAATAAAATTCAGTATTCTATAAATCCAATCATCTGATAAACTTATCATGTTATCTAATTCAATGAGCTTATTCCAGTCTCCTTCCTCCATTGAACAGAGCTTGCTATAGGCATTaaatctttgttaaaaaaattaatcaaatttcaCTAAATGATGATTGTTTTAATTggaattatataatattttttgcaTGGATGGCACACAAGGACTGTAGTTCTTTTGtattgaatattatatattacatatgGATAAAATGGTCAAT comes from Dioscorea cayenensis subsp. rotundata cultivar TDr96_F1 chromosome 15, TDr96_F1_v2_PseudoChromosome.rev07_lg8_w22 25.fasta, whole genome shotgun sequence and encodes:
- the LOC120278095 gene encoding cytochrome P450 71A9-like encodes the protein MHGSHNYDGCNISFSQYGDYWRQTKKLAIAHLLNQKRVRSFHTLRQHQASLMIQKIAGSKEEEVVNVSEIVYEYSKEVVSRAMSGKLGNAEKLKEMEEDSSVLLGGFQVCDMFPAMGWLSALMGLDGKLERIARKLDVFLSKILEEHVERRRHGGTGEKEEEDSVDLLLVLKEGEDGDFAIADENIKAITMIFC
- the LOC120276955 gene encoding ultraviolet-B receptor UVR8 isoform X1, with product MAATPASGEQEEEVCLWSWGAGTEGQLATGTLEDQFLPQRITSLPAISHIACGGAHAIALTGDGKVWTWGRGTKGQLGHEEMNNCLKPRVVKLLESFFVSDVAAGWNHSGFVTDTGRLFMCGDGSFGQLGTGNNESHSSPIEISFSDATHVEQVACGMRHSIALVKDASSSGDLVYGFGAGRHGQIGKPATRSSYLPMVVPGLENCSIADVCANGDQSAALTSNGQLYTWGRGFGGSSGSHIPQLLTSPLRFSKVVLGWNHALLIADGDTYILGGDHHGMLASAPKSQQASSPSSDDSSAIPNLRKVPGLDGEKAICIAAGAEHSALVTEHGTVMTWGWGEHGQLGLGNSCDQTCPQALDISYNGPFASSQFRVYCGSGFTFLAKLPS
- the LOC120276955 gene encoding ultraviolet-B receptor UVR8 isoform X2, which codes for MAATPASGEQEEEVCLWSWGAGTEGQLATGTLEDQFLPQRITSLPAISHIACGGAHAIALTGDGKVWTWGRGTKGQLGHEEMNNCLKPRVVKLLESFFVSDVAAGWNHSGFVTDTGRLFMCGDGSFGQLGTGNNESHSSPIEISFSDATHVEQVACGMRHSIALVKGDLVYGFGAGRHGQIGKPATRSSYLPMVVPGLENCSIADVCANGDQSAALTSNGQLYTWGRGFGGSSGSHIPQLLTSPLRFSKVVLGWNHALLIADGDTYILGGDHHGMLASAPKSQQASSPSSDDSSAIPNLRKVPGLDGEKAICIAAGAEHSALVTEHGTVMTWGWGEHGQLGLGNSCDQTCPQALDISYNGPFASSQFRVYCGSGFTFLAKLPS